The segment CTCCACGTCGGCGTGTTGACGATCGACGATGCCCGTGATGCGCCCGTCATAGAGCACTGCGATCCGATCGGCCAGCGCCAGGATCTCGTCGAGGTCTTCGCTGATGAGAAGGATGCCGACACCCCGCCCGGCCGCCTCCACTAGCAAACCGCGCACGGTGTCGGTGGCGCCGACGTCCAGGCCGCTGGTTGGCGAGCTGGCCACCAGGACCAGTGGGCCGCTGGAGAGCTCGCGGGCGAGCAAGACCTTCTGGATGTTGCCGCCGGAGAGCTGACGCGCCGGCGTGTGCGGGGTGGACGCGCCGATATTGAACCGCTGCATGAGATCTGTAGCGTTTGCCCGGATCCGGCCTGGATGCAGCACCCCATGCGTCGAGATTGGCGGTCGCCGATATGCCTTGAGGACCAGGTTGTCGGCGATGGAGAGGGAGGGGGCCACGCCGGTTCCCAGGCGATCATCGGGTACATAGGCGACGCCCCACTTGATCGGCTCGAGCGGGTCGCCGCCCCGCGTCACCCGGCCGGTCACGATGACCTTCCCGGCGGTCCGGCGCCGCATGCCCGTGATCACCTCGGCGAGCTCGCGCTGCCCATTGCCGGCCACTCCCGCAATGCCGACGATCTCACCGGCGTGCACTGTCAGGTTGACCTCACGGAGCGCGGGCGTGCCGAGGTCACCGGTAGCGCTGACGCCGCGTAGCTCGAGGGCGACCTGCCGCTCGGCCTGCGCCGGACCTTTCTTCTTCTGGGTGAAGACGACCTCCCGGCCGACCATCATCCTCGCGAGCTCGCGGGTGTTCGTGTCCTTCGTCATTACGGTACCGATCGCCCGCCCTTTGCGAAGGACCGTCACGCGATTCGAGACCGCCATGACTTCCTCCAATTTGTGCGAGATGAAGATGACGGCCCGCTGCTCGCCAGCCATCAACCGAAGGGTCTGGAATAGGTCGTCGGCCTCCTGGGGAGTCAGTTGCGAGGTCGGCTCGTCCAGGATTAGGATGCGGGCTCCGCGGTACAGTGCCTTGAGGATCTCGACCCGCTGCTGCTCACCAACCGACAGCTGCCAGATCCGGGCACGCGGGTTGACCGGCATCCGGTACCGCTGCGAAAGGTCCGCAATGCGACCTTCCACCACGCGAGGCTCCAGCAAGAGTCCGCGGTCCGCGGCGTCGCGATGCCCCAGCACCAGGTTCTCGGCGACGGTGAAGGAGGCCGCCAGCCGGAAATGCTGGTGGACCATCCCAACGCCGGCCTCGATTGCGTCGCGCGGCGAGTGAAACGCTACCGGCTTACCGTGAAGCTGGATCTCGCCCTCGTCGGGCCGGTAGAGCCCGGTGAGGATGTTTGAGAGCGTGGACTTTCCTGCGCCGTTCTCGCCCAGCAGGGCGTGAATCTCGCCCTGTGAGACTTCGAAGTCGATCTGGTCGTTGGCGATGACGCCGGGAAATCGCTTGCTGATCCCCCGCATGGTCACCGCCGGAACTTGTCCAGCGGCGACCATGTCAGTGGTGATGACGTTAAGGGCTTACGAGCCCTTTGGGCTGCCGATCACCCCTTGCACGAACCAGTCCATCGCGTAAAGGTCGGTGACGCTCAGCTTGGTGCCGGCCGGCACATGCGTGGCGCCGGTCTGGTCCTTCAGCGGACCCGCGAATTCGTAGAAGCTGCCGTTCTTCAGTGCGTCCATTTTCGCGCTGATCTGCGACTGGGTCGAGGACGGAACGGATTTTCCAAAGGGTGCCAGGCCAACCAACCCGTCGGACAGGCTGCCGTAATAGTTGTCCGACTTCCAGGTGCCGGCCATCGCCGCTTTCACCCGGTTGGCGTAGTACTGACCCCAGTGGTAGACCGTGCCAGTCAGCCAGATGTCCGGGGCGTAGGAGGACTGGTCAGAGTCGTAGCCGCTCCAGGGGACGCTAACGGCTTTTGCGGCGTCGCCCGTGGCGGGGCTATCCTGTCCCTGGCCGATCGCGTCGACGCCCACCGAGAGCAAGCTCTGGGCCGCCTGCTTCTCCTTGGTCGGGTCAAACCAGGTGTTCGTCCAGACGACCTGAACCGTCGCACCTGGGTGCGACGTTTGTGCCCCGAGCGTAATGGCGTTGATCTCGCGGATGACTTCGGGGATCGGGAACGGAGCAACGAAGCCGATCTTGCCTTTCTTGCTGGCGGCGCCAAGTGCCATGCCGGTCAGGTAATCGGCATCCTCCGCCGCGCCGAAGTACTCGCCCATGTTGGTGGCGGTCTTGGTGCCGGTCGCCTGCTCGAACTTGACGTCCGGGTGCTTGACGGCTTCGGAATAGAGCGCGTCCTGGAAGCCGAACGAGGTGCCGAAGATGATTTTGTTGCCGTCGCGGATCAGGTCCTCGACCACCTGGGCGACCTGCGGTCCCTCGGGCACGTTCTCTTTGTAGGTCGTTTGCACCCCACTGCCAAGCTGCTGCTC is part of the Candidatus Dormiibacterota bacterium genome and harbors:
- a CDS encoding ABC transporter ATP-binding protein, giving the protein MRGISKRFPGVIANDQIDFEVSQGEIHALLGENGAGKSTLSNILTGLYRPDEGEIQLHGKPVAFHSPRDAIEAGVGMVHQHFRLAASFTVAENLVLGHRDAADRGLLLEPRVVEGRIADLSQRYRMPVNPRARIWQLSVGEQQRVEILKALYRGARILILDEPTSQLTPQEADDLFQTLRLMAGEQRAVIFISHKLEEVMAVSNRVTVLRKGRAIGTVMTKDTNTRELARMMVGREVVFTQKKKGPAQAERQVALELRGVSATGDLGTPALREVNLTVHAGEIVGIAGVAGNGQRELAEVITGMRRRTAGKVIVTGRVTRGGDPLEPIKWGVAYVPDDRLGTGVAPSLSIADNLVLKAYRRPPISTHGVLHPGRIRANATDLMQRFNIGASTPHTPARQLSGGNIQKVLLARELSSGPLVLVASSPTSGLDVGATDTVRGLLVEAAGRGVGILLISEDLDEILALADRIAVLYDGRITGIVDRQHADVEQLGLMMAGAA
- a CDS encoding BMP family ABC transporter substrate-binding protein; its protein translation is MKKSAVFALTLVAALGLGACGSSNTSTGTSSTPSVIKAAWIYVGPITDHGWTQAHDEGRKYVEQQLGSGVQTTYKENVPEGPQVAQVVEDLIRDGNKIIFGTSFGFQDALYSEAVKHPDVKFEQATGTKTATNMGEYFGAAEDADYLTGMALGAASKKGKIGFVAPFPIPEVIREINAITLGAQTSHPGATVQVVWTNTWFDPTKEKQAAQSLLSVGVDAIGQGQDSPATGDAAKAVSVPWSGYDSDQSSYAPDIWLTGTVYHWGQYYANRVKAAMAGTWKSDNYYGSLSDGLVGLAPFGKSVPSSTQSQISAKMDALKNGSFYEFAGPLKDQTGATHVPAGTKLSVTDLYAMDWFVQGVIGSPKGS